A single window of Cydia splendana chromosome 13, ilCydSple1.2, whole genome shotgun sequence DNA harbors:
- the LOC134796310 gene encoding GATOR2 complex protein MIOS — MMAGTKLDVIWSPVHLDKFIIWGPDITLYEVARLKDIEKKTAYTQISSTRGATVLASQSASGVRCVDISAIAEQPDPLLALGHSNGRVSLTSLKQTYDPLGLVGREFVPRYPRLCNSVSWSHVETNLLSVALEKHRSDHCILVWDVNRGLLPEESTIEVASPSTSSEPARPIAEMGLSETCHNVSWTNSADRTLLASMNMKYIKIFDLRDLSNKAVMVTTTRHCYGACADPFSPWQIASRGDGCVCVWDARAFDRPLLTLSVPSATKIQWCPTRRNLLMSLQRDSTTLRLHDIQQANNDYKNGQPTDLQAPAMAVEAELEEYSRGVSVIERDVTPGCGTLASFSWHPAHAVRTLCVAPGTITDYTVCERVTCSWGSGLVWSAGGGALKLMKDDFYEAIDDISFKMRRRALTDYGLKPDMWQNADLADDEALGGLWHFLALSKSLVEDGCIRNSPWRHPGVCTVLRAPGDGGYRSELVPSLLPDLPSRRVTLYRSAERTRALQLCGWGWGWENAGAGVERAEAEGTPCRAAALAAFHLRLRTALDILARAAAPQLRVVALALAGLSEERLWREALSAAAPALPDAYLRALLHFLAASSSAQHPAAPPDLCAVLNETEMRLEDRVAFACMYLSDARLHEYIQQSAEQLVQRGDLAGILLTGMGASGVTLLQHWLENTGDVQSAALLAARCLPADLIPTAWLDSYRCILDSWQLWWARCALDTWVSQNDSNAEGVPRQVSVACTYCGKSVAAPAGQNRPRPAFARLPPPAAKMKQISSCPNCRKPLPRCGVCLLHLGTGAAGAAAGAGAAGASFAGWFSWCVACRHGGHAHHMAGWFKEHSECPVSSCSCRCSSLDAPDRH, encoded by the exons ATGATGGCTGGTACTAAACTAGATGTGATTTGGTCCCCTGTTCACTTGGATAAATTTATAATATGGGGTCCAGACATAACCTTATACGAAGTTGCTCGATTAAAGGATATCGAGAAAAAAACTGCCT ATACTCAAATATCTTCAACTCGCGGTGCGACCGTGCTCGCATCGCAGAGTGCGAGTGGCGTGCGCTGCGTTGACATCAGCGCTATAGCGGAGCAGCCAGACCCCCTGCTGGCCCTCGGACACTCTAACGGCAGAGTCTCTCTCACGAGCCTGAAGCAGACCTATGATCCTTTAGGGCTGGTTGGCAGAGAATTTG TTCCCAGGTATCCTAGGCTGTGCAATTCAGTATCATGGAGCCATGTGGAGACAAATCTGTTGAGTGTAGCTCTGGAGAAGCACCGCAGCGATCACTGCATCCTTGTGTGGGACGTCAACCGGGGCCTGCTGCCCGAGGAATCAA CAATAGAAGTAGCCTCACCATCCACATCTTCAGAGCCAGCCAGGCCTATTGCGGAGATGGGGCTTTCAGAAACCTGTCACAATGTTTCTTGGACGAACTCAGCTGACAGAACCCTGCTAGCTTCCATGAATATGAAGTACATTAAAATATTTGATCTTAGAG acTTATCAAACAAGGCAGTAATGGTAACAACGACTCGGCATTGTTACGGCGCGTGCGCGGACCCGTTCAGCCCGTGGCAAATAGCATCCCGTGGCGACGGGTGCGTCTGTGTATGGGACGCGAGGGCCTTCGACCGCCCGCTGCTGACGCTGTCCGTACCGTCGGCGACCAAGATACAGTGGTGTCCTACACG ACGAAACCTGCTAATGTCCCTCCAGCGAGATTCGACCACGCTTCGACTCCACGACATACAGCAAGCCAACAACGACTACAAAAACGGACAACCTACTGACCTG CAAGCCCCAGCCATGGCAGTGGAAGCGGAGTTAGAAGAGTACAGCCGAGGAGTGTCAGTGATAGAGCGAGACGTAACGCCCGGCTGCGGGACACTGGCCAGTTTTAGTTGGCATCCTGCTCATGCCGTCCGAACTCTATGCGTCGCTCCAG GCACGATAACGGACTACACGGTATGCGAGCGCGTCACGTGCTCGTGGGGCTCCGGGCTCGTGTGGTCGGCGGGCGGCGGAGCCCTAAAGTTGATGAAGGACGACTTCTACGAGGCTATAGACGACATCTCCTTCAAGATGAGGAGGCGGGCGCTGACCGACTATGGACTCAAG CCAGACATGTGGCAGAACGCAGACTTGGCCGATGACGAGGCTCTGGGTGGACTATGGCACTTCCTAGCTCTTAGCAAATCTCTAGTAGAGGACG GCTGCATACGAAACAGTCCTTGGCGACACCCAGGAGTATGCACGGTGCTCCGAGCACCCGGGGACGGGGGCTACCGCTCCGAATTGGTGCCTTCACTTCTACCCGACCTGCCCAGCCGCCGTGTTACATTATATCG GAGTGCAGAACGAACTCGTGCCTTACAACTCTGCGGCTGGGGGTGGGGGTGGGAGAACGCCGGCGCCGGCGTGGAGCGCGCCGAGGCCGAGGGCACGCCGTgccgcgccgccgcgctcgCCGCCTTCCACCTGCGCCTGCGCACCGCGCTCGACATCCTGGCCCGCGCGGCCGCCCCGCAG CTCCGCGTAGTGGCCCTCGCTCTAGCCGGGCTGAGCGAGGAGCGGCTGTGGCGCGAGGCGCTGTCCGCCGCGGCGCCCGCGCTGCCGGACGCGTACCTGCGCGCGCTGCTGCACTTCCTCGCCGCCTCCTCCTCCGCGCAGCaccccgccgcgccgcccgacCTGTGCGCCGTGCTG AACGAAACAGAAATGCGCCTTGAAGACCGCGTGGCGTTCGCCTGCATGTACCTATCAGACGCGCGGTTACACGAGTACATACAGCAGAGCGCGGAGCAACTGGTACAGAGAGGCGATCTCGCCGGCATCCTGCTGACAG GCATGGGCGCTTCTGGCGTGACGCTGCTGCAGCACTGGCTTGAGAACACAGGAGATGTACAGTCAGCCGCGCTACTAGCAGCTCGCTGTCTGCCCGCGGACCTCATACCCACGGCTTGGCTCGACAG TTACCGCTGTATCCTGGATAGCTGGCAGCTATGGTGGGCGCGCTGCGCGCTCGATACATGGGTTTCACAGAACGATTCCAATGCAGAAGGCGTTCCTAGACAG GTATCAGTGGCGTGTACGTATTGCGGCAAATCGGTGGCGGCGCCCGCCGGACAGAACCGCCCGCGGCCCGCCTTCGCGAGGCTACCTCCGCCGGCTGCTAAAATGAAG CAAATCTCGTCGTGCCCGAACTGCCGCAAGCCGCTGCCGCGCTGCGGCGTGTGCCTGCTGCACCTGGGCACGGGCGCCGCCGGCGCGGCCGCGGGCGCCGGCGCGGCGGGCGCCAGCTTCGCGGGCTGGTTCTCGTGGTGCGTGGCGTGCCGGCACGGCGGACACGCGCACCACATGGCCGGCTGGTTCAA GGAGCACTCGGAGTGCCCGGTCAGCTCGTGTTCGTGCCGCTGCAGCTCGCTCGACGCGCCCGACCGACACTAG
- the LOC134796311 gene encoding ras-related protein Ral-a isoform X2, with product MFSALAYQLSTTFLEECDKKSPQKSSEAAKFTDYFGVYDNMGACASKCGASRFRRPVPAKMSKKPAPAPTLHKVIMVGSGGVGKSALTLQFMYDEFVEDYEPTKADSYRKKVVLDGEEVQIDILDTAGQEDYAAIRDNYFRSGEGFLCVFSITEPESFDATQEFREQILRVKNAENIPFLLVGNKSDLAEKRRVPLDACRERATAWQVPYVETSAKTRDNVDKVFFDLMREIRSRKSDDSRAGGDEVKKKRKRIKCAIL from the exons ATGTTCTCTGCGCTAGCTTATCAGTTGTCCACCACATTCCTGGAGGAGTGTGACAAGAAG AGCCCTCAGAAGTCGTCGGAGGCCGCCAAGTTCACGGACTACTTCGGGGTCTACGACAACATGGGAGCTTGCGCATCCAAGTGCGGG GCTTCCCGTTTCCGGCGGCCGGTCCCCGCCAAGATGTCGAAGAAGCCGGCGCCCGCGCCGACCCTGCACAAGGTCATCATGGTGGGCTCGGGTGGCGTGGGCAAGTCCGCCCTCACCCTCCAGTTCATGTATGATGAGTTTGTTGAGGACTACGAGCCTACTAAAGCCGACAGCTATAGGAAAAAG GTTGTCCTGGACGGCGAAGAAGTCCAGATCGACATCCTAGACACAGCCGGCCAGGAGGACTACGCAGCCATCCGGGACAACTATTTCCGGTCCGGCGAGGGCTTCCTCTGCGTGTTTTCCATCACCGAGCCCGAGAGCTTTGACGCCACGCAAGAGTTCAG GGAGCAGATCCTTCGCGTAAAGAACGCCGAGAACATTCCCTTCCTCCTCGTCGGCAACAAGTCGGACCTGGCGGAGAAGCGGCGGGTGCCGCTCGACGCGTGCCGGGAGCGGGCGACGGCCTGGCAGGTGCCTTACGTCGAGACCTCGGCCAAGACGAGGGACAACGTCGACAAG GTGTTCTTCGACCTGATGCGCGAGATCCGGTCGCGCAAGTCGGACGACTCGCGCGCCGGCGGCGACGAGGTCAAGAAGAAGAGGAAGAGGATCAAGTGCGCCATTCTCTAA